The following are encoded in a window of Pseudomonas graminis genomic DNA:
- a CDS encoding SPOR domain-containing protein, translated as MALLDKAYKQRMVGALVLIAIAVIFLPMLFSRQDEARRVQVEAPAAPQAPATSQIKVEPVSVPEQQPLPQEPVPTDDELTQPAQPVHPAQPVQQRTSQQPPSMPIAPAPSKPVAAAPKPAQTAPVKPAPAPTPAPAQAPAPVASAADTSRVDANGLSVTWAVQLASLSNRANADTLQKTLRTQGYNAYIRTADGVNRVFVGPVIERAEADRLRDTLEKQQKIKGIVVRFQPERK; from the coding sequence ATGGCTTTGCTGGATAAAGCGTACAAGCAGCGCATGGTGGGAGCGTTGGTGCTGATTGCCATCGCGGTGATTTTTCTGCCGATGCTGTTTTCGCGTCAGGATGAAGCCCGCCGTGTGCAGGTCGAGGCGCCTGCCGCGCCGCAAGCGCCGGCCACCTCGCAGATCAAGGTAGAACCCGTCAGCGTGCCTGAACAGCAGCCATTGCCCCAGGAACCGGTGCCGACCGATGACGAGCTGACGCAACCTGCTCAGCCTGTACATCCTGCCCAGCCCGTTCAGCAGCGCACCAGTCAACAGCCGCCGTCCATGCCCATTGCCCCTGCGCCTTCCAAGCCTGTGGCTGCTGCGCCCAAACCCGCTCAGACAGCGCCTGTGAAGCCAGCTCCGGCACCGACACCTGCACCCGCTCAAGCGCCAGCGCCAGTTGCGTCAGCCGCTGACACCAGCCGGGTCGATGCCAATGGTCTGTCGGTCACGTGGGCGGTGCAGCTGGCGAGCCTGTCCAATCGCGCCAATGCCGACACACTGCAGAAGACGCTGCGCACTCAGGGCTATAACGCTTACATCCGTACCGCCGATGGCGTGAACCGCGTATTCGTTGGCCCGGTGATCGAGCGCGCAGAGGCTGATCGTCTGCGTGACACGCTGGAAAAACAGCAGAAGATCAAAGGCATCGTTGTGCGTTTTCAGCCGGAGCGTAAGTAA
- a CDS encoding aspartate-semialdehyde dehydrogenase — MSQSFDIAVIGATGTVGETIVQILEERDFPVGDLHLLASAESAGSSVPYRGKNVRVREVDAFDFNKAKIAFFAAGVAVTRSYAERATAAGCVVIDLSAGLPVEQAPNVVPEVNGARLADLAKPRQVACPSSSAAALALVLAPLRALLDIERITVTACLAVSSMGREGVTELARQTAELLNVRPLEPKVFDRQMAFNVLAQVGKPDAEGHVPLEKRLVSELRELLSLPLIKVGVSCIQVPVFFGDSLSVSVQTSGAVDIKAVNAALETAEGIELVEAGDYPTPVGDAVGQDAVYVGRLRRGVDDGCELNFWVTLDNVRKGAALNAVQVAELLIKDVA; from the coding sequence ATGAGCCAGTCCTTTGATATCGCCGTGATCGGCGCCACCGGTACTGTCGGCGAAACCATCGTCCAGATTCTTGAGGAGCGCGACTTCCCGGTCGGCGATTTGCACCTGCTAGCCAGTGCCGAATCAGCCGGCAGCTCGGTGCCGTACCGTGGCAAGAATGTCCGGGTGCGTGAAGTCGATGCTTTTGATTTCAACAAGGCCAAAATTGCTTTCTTCGCAGCAGGCGTCGCCGTAACGCGCAGCTATGCCGAGCGCGCCACGGCCGCCGGCTGTGTAGTGATCGACCTGTCCGCTGGGTTGCCCGTCGAGCAGGCACCGAATGTGGTGCCCGAGGTCAATGGCGCCCGCCTGGCTGACTTGGCCAAGCCGCGGCAGGTTGCCTGCCCGAGCTCCAGCGCTGCTGCACTCGCGCTGGTGCTGGCGCCGTTGCGCGCACTGCTGGACATCGAGCGGATCACGGTGACAGCGTGCCTGGCGGTGTCGAGCATGGGCCGCGAAGGGGTCACCGAACTGGCCCGACAAACCGCCGAGCTGCTCAACGTTCGCCCGCTGGAGCCCAAGGTGTTTGACCGGCAGATGGCCTTCAACGTGCTCGCTCAGGTGGGCAAGCCTGACGCCGAGGGTCATGTGCCACTGGAAAAACGTTTGGTCAGCGAGTTGCGCGAGTTGCTCTCGCTGCCTTTAATCAAGGTCGGCGTGAGTTGCATCCAGGTGCCGGTGTTCTTCGGCGACAGCCTGAGCGTGTCAGTGCAGACGAGCGGGGCGGTCGACATCAAGGCGGTCAATGCTGCGCTTGAAACTGCAGAAGGCATCGAGCTGGTCGAGGCCGGCGATTACCCGACGCCGGTGGGCGACGCCGTAGGACAGGACGCTGTCTATGTAGGACGTTTGCGCAGGGGTGTCGACGACGGTTGTGAACTTAATTTCTGGGTCACGCTGGACAATGTGCGCAAGGGCGCAGCGCTGAACGCTGTGCAGGTGGCTGAGTTGTTGATAAAAGATGTTGCGTAA
- a CDS encoding O-succinylhomoserine sulfhydrylase: MTQEWDAGRLDSDLEGVGFDTLAVRAGQHRTPEREHSDPLFFTSSYVFRTAAEAAATFAGEIPGNVYSRYTNPTVASFEERMAALEGGEQAVATSTGMSAILATVMSFCSAGDHVLVSKSVFGSTISLFEKYFKRFGVDVDYVPLAELSGWDAAIKPNTKMLFVESPSNPLAELVDINALAEIAHAKGALLVVDNCFCTPALQQPLRMGADVVVHSATKFIDGQGRAMGGVVVGRSELMKEVVGFLRTAGPSLSPFNAWLFLKGLETLNIRMRAHCQSALELAQWLEQQEGIEKVHYSGLVSHPQHALAKRQQKAFGAVVSFEVKGGKDGAWRFIDATRLISITANLGDTKTTITHPSTTSHGRLSPQEREAAGIRDSLIRVAVGLEDVADLQADLVRGLAAL, translated from the coding sequence ATGACTCAGGAATGGGATGCCGGTCGACTGGACAGCGATCTCGAGGGTGTCGGTTTTGACACCCTCGCGGTTCGTGCCGGTCAGCACCGCACGCCGGAACGCGAACACAGCGATCCACTGTTTTTCACGTCCAGCTACGTGTTCCGCACGGCAGCCGAGGCAGCCGCGACCTTCGCCGGAGAGATCCCCGGCAACGTCTACTCGCGTTACACCAACCCGACCGTGGCTTCGTTCGAAGAACGCATGGCTGCGCTGGAAGGCGGCGAGCAGGCGGTGGCAACCTCCACCGGGATGTCAGCCATCCTCGCCACGGTGATGAGCTTCTGCAGCGCTGGCGACCATGTGCTGGTGTCGAAGAGCGTCTTCGGTTCGACCATCAGCCTGTTCGAAAAGTACTTCAAGCGCTTCGGGGTCGATGTCGATTACGTCCCCCTCGCAGAACTGTCTGGCTGGGACGCGGCGATCAAGCCGAATACCAAAATGCTGTTCGTCGAATCACCGTCCAACCCGTTGGCGGAGCTGGTCGACATCAATGCACTGGCGGAAATTGCCCACGCCAAGGGCGCGCTGCTGGTGGTCGATAACTGCTTCTGCACACCGGCGCTGCAGCAACCACTGCGCATGGGCGCGGACGTGGTCGTGCATTCGGCGACCAAGTTCATCGACGGGCAAGGCCGCGCCATGGGCGGGGTGGTGGTCGGTCGCAGCGAACTGATGAAAGAAGTCGTGGGCTTCCTGCGCACTGCAGGGCCAAGTCTGAGCCCGTTCAACGCGTGGCTGTTCCTCAAGGGGCTCGAAACCCTGAACATCCGCATGCGTGCCCATTGCCAGAGCGCCCTGGAACTGGCGCAGTGGCTCGAGCAGCAGGAGGGCATCGAGAAGGTGCATTACTCCGGTCTCGTGAGTCACCCGCAGCACGCGTTGGCCAAACGTCAGCAGAAGGCGTTCGGCGCGGTGGTGAGCTTTGAGGTGAAGGGCGGCAAGGACGGCGCATGGCGCTTCATCGATGCCACGCGGTTGATCTCGATCACCGCAAACCTGGGTGACACCAAGACCACCATCACCCATCCGAGCACCACTTCCCACGGTCGGCTGTCGCCGCAGGAGCGTGAGGCCGCCGGCATACGTGACAGCCTGATCCGCGTCGCCGTAGGGCTGGAAGACGTCGCTGACCTGCAGGCGGATCTCGTGCGTGGTCTGGCTGCGTTGTAA
- the truA gene encoding tRNA pseudouridine(38-40) synthase TruA gives MAAEGFSRIALGVEYKGSRYSGWQRQLTGVLTVQETLENALSKVADSPVSLMCAGRTDAGVHACGQVVHFDTRAERSMKAWTMGANINLPHDISVTWAKVMPAHFHARFKAIARRYRYVIYNDQIRPAHLGQEITWNHRPLDAERMALAAEYLVGTHDFSAFRAGQCQAKSPIKQLHHLRVTRHGKMIVIDVRANAFLHHMVRNIAGVLMTIGAGERPIEWAKEVLESRVRRTGGVTAHPFGLYLVQVEYRDEFPLPDRYIGPHFLTGFSELDG, from the coding sequence CTGGCCGCCGAAGGTTTTTCCAGAATCGCGCTGGGCGTGGAATACAAAGGCTCGCGTTACAGCGGCTGGCAGCGGCAGTTGACCGGCGTGCTGACCGTCCAGGAAACACTGGAAAACGCCCTGTCGAAAGTGGCTGATTCACCGGTGTCGCTGATGTGCGCCGGGCGCACCGATGCGGGCGTGCACGCGTGCGGTCAGGTGGTGCACTTCGACACCCGGGCCGAGCGCAGCATGAAAGCCTGGACCATGGGCGCCAATATCAATTTGCCCCATGACATCAGCGTGACCTGGGCCAAGGTCATGCCCGCCCATTTCCACGCGCGTTTCAAAGCCATCGCCCGTCGCTACCGCTACGTGATCTACAACGATCAGATCCGCCCGGCACACCTGGGCCAGGAAATCACCTGGAATCACCGCCCGCTGGATGCGGAGAGAATGGCGCTGGCCGCCGAATACCTGGTCGGTACCCACGATTTCAGTGCATTCCGTGCCGGGCAATGCCAGGCCAAGTCGCCGATCAAGCAGCTTCACCACCTGCGCGTCACCCGCCACGGCAAGATGATCGTCATCGATGTCCGCGCCAATGCCTTCCTGCATCACATGGTGCGCAACATTGCCGGCGTGCTGATGACCATCGGGGCAGGGGAGCGGCCGATCGAGTGGGCGAAGGAAGTGCTCGAAAGCCGAGTACGAAGAACCGGCGGCGTGACGGCTCATCCTTTTGGCCTGTACCTGGTTCAGGTGGAATACCGCGACGAGTTCCCATTACCGGATCGCTACATCGGCCCGCATTTTCTCACCGGCTTCTCGGAACTGGACGGCTGA
- a CDS encoding phosphoribosylanthranilate isomerase, with protein MSAVRSKICGITCIEDALAAVDAGADAIGLVFYPKSPRFVTVEQAQAIVAALPPFVSTVGLFVNAERADLQALLDVVPLDLIQFHGDESPEQCEGYNRPYIKALRVQAGDDIAASCDAYANACGILLDTYVAGIPGGTGETFDWALIPKHLSKPLILAGGLTSANVSQAIAQVYPYAVDVSGGVEKSKGLKDHDKIRAFMSAVHGA; from the coding sequence ATGTCAGCCGTTCGCAGCAAGATCTGCGGGATTACCTGCATAGAGGATGCATTGGCTGCCGTTGACGCGGGAGCCGACGCCATCGGGCTGGTGTTTTATCCCAAGAGCCCGCGCTTCGTCACCGTTGAGCAGGCTCAGGCAATCGTTGCTGCGCTGCCGCCTTTTGTCAGCACCGTCGGCCTGTTCGTGAACGCCGAACGCGCCGACCTGCAGGCGCTGCTCGACGTTGTTCCCCTCGACCTCATTCAGTTTCACGGCGATGAGAGTCCCGAGCAGTGCGAAGGCTATAACCGCCCGTACATCAAGGCGCTACGCGTCCAGGCCGGCGACGACATCGCGGCCAGCTGCGATGCCTACGCCAACGCCTGCGGCATCCTGCTCGACACTTACGTCGCAGGCATTCCGGGCGGTACAGGCGAAACCTTCGACTGGGCGCTGATTCCGAAACATCTGAGCAAGCCGCTGATTCTCGCCGGCGGCCTGACCTCGGCCAACGTCTCCCAGGCGATCGCCCAGGTGTATCCCTACGCGGTTGACGTGAGCGGCGGGGTGGAGAAATCCAAAGGCTTGAAGGATCACGACAAGATCCGCGCGTTCATGAGTGCAGTACACGGCGCCTAG
- a CDS encoding DUF1285 domain-containing protein yields MSGQDKANDLLAQIAKSGKGLPPVHLWNPDFCGDIDMRIARDGTWFYLGTPIGRKPMVRLFSTIIRRDGDDYFLITPVEKVGIAVDDSPFVAVLLDVEGSGESQLLRFTTNVEDRVEAGAEHPLRIDLDPQTQEPAPYVLVRNNLEALIHRNVFYQLVDLAVVREIDGQRWLGVWSGGEFFPIGLEP; encoded by the coding sequence ATGAGTGGGCAGGACAAAGCCAATGATCTGTTGGCCCAGATTGCGAAAAGCGGCAAGGGCTTGCCGCCCGTGCACCTGTGGAACCCGGATTTCTGCGGTGACATCGACATGCGCATCGCCCGCGATGGCACCTGGTTCTATCTGGGTACCCCTATTGGTCGCAAGCCGATGGTGCGGCTGTTTTCCACCATCATTCGCCGGGACGGCGACGATTACTTTCTGATCACACCGGTTGAGAAGGTCGGCATCGCGGTCGACGACTCGCCTTTTGTGGCGGTGCTGCTGGATGTCGAAGGCAGCGGGGAGTCGCAGTTGCTGCGGTTCACCACCAACGTCGAAGATAGAGTGGAGGCGGGGGCTGAACACCCGCTGCGCATCGACCTTGATCCGCAGACCCAGGAACCGGCGCCCTATGTGCTTGTGCGCAACAACCTCGAAGCCCTGATTCACCGCAACGTCTTCTATCAGTTGGTGGACCTTGCTGTCGTGCGTGAAATCGACGGTCAGCGCTGGCTGGGCGTGTGGAGCGGTGGCGAGTTTTTCCCCATCGGCCTTGAGCCCTGA
- the purF gene encoding amidophosphoribosyltransferase — translation MCGIVGIVGKSNVNQALYDALTVLQHRGQDAAGIVTSHDGKLFLRKDNGLVRDVFHQRHMQRLVGHMGIGHVRYPTAGSSTSAEAQPFYVNSPYGITLAHNGNLTNVEQLAKEIFESDLRHVNTNSDSEVLLNVFAHELAVRGKLQPTEEDIFAAVADVHKRCRGGYAVVAMITGYGIVGFRDPDAIRPIVFGQRHTDEGVEYMIASESVSLDVLGFTLIRDLAPGEAVYITEDGKLHTRQCATDPKYAPCIFEHVYLARPDSIIDGISVYKARLRMGEKLADKILRERPDHDIDVVIPIPDTSRTAALELANHLGVKFREGFVKNRYIGRTFIMPGQAARKKSVRQKLNAIELEFRGKNVMLVDDSIVRGTTCKQIIQMAREAGAKNVYFCSAAPAVRFPNVYGIDMPSAHELIAHNRSTQDVADLIGADWLVYQDLNDLIEAVSGSKKIKIDNFDCSVFDGKYVTGDIDEHYLNRIEQARNDASKVKTQAVSAIIDLYNN, via the coding sequence ATGTGTGGCATCGTCGGTATCGTCGGCAAGTCGAACGTCAATCAGGCGCTTTATGACGCGCTCACCGTCCTCCAGCACCGCGGCCAGGACGCTGCCGGTATCGTGACCAGCCATGACGGCAAGTTGTTCCTGCGCAAGGACAACGGTCTGGTTCGTGATGTGTTCCACCAGCGCCATATGCAAAGGCTGGTCGGGCACATGGGCATTGGGCACGTACGTTATCCAACGGCGGGCAGCTCGACGTCAGCCGAGGCCCAGCCGTTCTACGTCAACTCGCCTTACGGCATCACCCTGGCGCACAACGGCAACCTGACCAACGTCGAGCAACTGGCGAAGGAAATCTTCGAGTCGGACCTGCGTCACGTCAACACCAACTCCGACTCCGAAGTGCTGCTCAACGTGTTCGCCCACGAGCTGGCGGTGCGCGGCAAGCTGCAGCCGACCGAAGAAGATATCTTCGCGGCCGTCGCCGACGTGCATAAGCGCTGCCGTGGCGGTTACGCGGTCGTGGCGATGATTACCGGTTACGGCATCGTCGGTTTCCGCGACCCGGACGCCATCCGCCCAATCGTTTTCGGTCAGCGTCACACTGACGAAGGCGTCGAGTACATGATCGCCTCCGAAAGCGTTTCGCTGGACGTGCTCGGCTTCACGTTGATTCGTGACCTGGCACCGGGCGAAGCGGTGTACATCACCGAAGACGGCAAGCTGCACACCCGTCAGTGCGCCACCGATCCCAAATACGCCCCGTGCATCTTCGAGCACGTCTACCTGGCGCGTCCGGATTCGATCATCGACGGCATCTCGGTCTACAAGGCGCGTCTGCGCATGGGCGAAAAGCTCGCCGACAAGATCCTGCGCGAGCGTCCTGATCATGACATCGACGTGGTCATCCCGATCCCGGACACCAGCCGCACGGCCGCGCTGGAACTGGCGAACCACCTCGGCGTGAAATTCCGCGAAGGCTTCGTCAAGAACCGCTACATCGGCCGAACCTTCATCATGCCGGGCCAGGCCGCGCGGAAAAAATCCGTGCGCCAGAAGCTCAATGCGATCGAGCTGGAATTCCGTGGCAAGAACGTGATGCTGGTGGACGACTCTATCGTTCGCGGCACCACGTGCAAGCAGATCATCCAGATGGCCCGTGAAGCCGGCGCCAAGAACGTCTATTTCTGTTCTGCGGCCCCGGCCGTGCGCTTCCCCAACGTCTACGGCATCGACATGCCGAGTGCCCATGAGCTGATCGCTCACAACCGTTCCACCCAGGACGTGGCCGACCTCATCGGTGCCGACTGGCTGGTCTATCAGGATCTGAATGACCTGATCGAGGCGGTGAGTGGCAGCAAAAAGATCAAGATCGACAATTTCGACTGTTCGGTCTTCGACGGCAAGTACGTGACCGGTGACATCGACGAGCATTATCTGAACAGGATCGAGCAGGCGCGCAACGACGCCTCCAAGGTCAAGACTCAGGCGGTGAGCGCGATCATCGATCTGTACAACAACTAA
- a CDS encoding FimV family protein — MVQVRKLVLAIAAASALSSGVAQALGLGGLTVKSTLNQPLLAEIELTEVQDLNASQVVPSLATSAEFAQAGVGRVAILDDLTFTPVVNPGGKSVLRITSTKPIRDPYVKFLVQVLWPNGRALREYSLLLDPPKFSPQAAAAAAQLPSTAPSAAPAPAPAAETPAAAPSTPAPAPAPEPKFTQYTTANNDTLWEIAERVKNGGTVQQTMLAIQALNPDAFIAGNINRLKKGQVLRLPSPQESTALAQPRAVAEVAEQNRAWREGRRMPSGARQVDATRRDRAGAAPSQIDAKDNLSLVSANKAGAKGKAGDNADISNQLATTQESLDTTRRDNAELKSRMTDLQSQVDKLQRLIQLKNDQLAKMQASGATVPPPVDAANPANPAVSPNSVTNPNNAANPAMQAQVVPNAAAPDVAGKAPDEIAPEDALPVDGATVTSATPDQALIVPTEPVVDEDNRSALDKILSSPMLMGLIGGGALLVLLLLLLLLARRRNALIEAERHRQMARALSEESDFASDLDMSPSSFEGLEAPAPHAKTPPAPTVAEPVREHPADALVQAEIHIAYGRTNQAVAVLEDAIKHEPQRSDLRLKLMEVYAEQDNQSGFVAQERQLIATGKNHAEVEELKSRYPSMAAAAAAAAGVAAAAALAAEMDAKYVEELLHDEPEIAVQPAPAAETVTEVPLDEEFDNAFDLSLDDLDSEPAASAAAASNHAAAQDSAALDDLDLDAPFAGSASDDLDFDAILREQQATSVAAQPAELDDFDLNLAEDQPALKAEDDYLLGMEDDLRNLPPFEQPASLGASKPAMEDDIELPADFDLSLADEMETEQASEAFASEIDDVNAELDRLSQSLEQPPIAKPFDTALDKPAEASPRFTEDDALLVDDEPEFDFLSGTDEAATKLDLARAYIEMGDADGARDILDEVVAEGDDGQKTEARNMLSRLV; from the coding sequence ATGGTTCAGGTTCGTAAACTCGTTTTAGCAATCGCTGCGGCGTCGGCGCTGTCATCGGGAGTGGCCCAAGCGCTCGGCCTCGGCGGTCTGACCGTGAAGTCGACCCTGAATCAACCGCTGTTGGCCGAAATCGAGCTGACGGAAGTGCAGGACCTTAATGCCTCCCAGGTGGTGCCAAGTCTGGCGACGTCCGCGGAGTTCGCTCAGGCCGGCGTTGGCCGAGTGGCGATTCTGGACGACCTGACCTTTACCCCCGTCGTCAATCCCGGTGGCAAGAGCGTGTTGCGCATCACCTCCACCAAGCCTATCCGCGATCCCTACGTAAAATTCCTCGTTCAAGTGCTCTGGCCCAATGGCCGGGCACTGCGCGAGTACAGCCTGTTGCTGGACCCGCCCAAATTCTCCCCGCAAGCCGCTGCGGCCGCCGCGCAATTGCCTTCAACGGCACCGAGCGCCGCACCCGCCCCTGCGCCCGCCGCCGAAACACCGGCCGCGGCGCCTTCGACGCCTGCTCCAGCGCCGGCCCCGGAACCCAAGTTCACCCAATACACCACTGCCAATAACGACACGCTCTGGGAAATCGCCGAGCGCGTGAAAAATGGCGGAACTGTGCAGCAGACCATGCTGGCCATTCAGGCGTTGAACCCTGATGCCTTTATTGCCGGCAACATCAACCGCCTGAAGAAAGGTCAGGTGTTGCGTCTGCCGTCGCCGCAGGAATCAACAGCGCTGGCGCAGCCTCGTGCAGTGGCTGAAGTGGCCGAGCAGAATCGTGCCTGGCGCGAAGGCCGGCGCATGCCCAGCGGCGCGCGTCAGGTCGATGCGACCCGCCGCGACCGCGCTGGCGCTGCGCCGTCGCAAATCGACGCCAAAGACAACCTCAGCCTCGTTTCTGCCAATAAGGCGGGTGCGAAAGGCAAGGCGGGCGACAATGCCGATATCAGCAACCAGCTGGCGACTACCCAGGAAAGCCTGGACACCACGCGTCGGGACAATGCCGAGCTGAAAAGCCGTATGACCGATCTGCAGAGCCAGGTCGACAAACTGCAGCGGCTGATTCAACTGAAGAATGATCAGCTGGCGAAGATGCAGGCGTCAGGCGCGACGGTTCCGCCGCCTGTCGATGCCGCGAATCCTGCCAATCCTGCCGTCAGCCCTAACAGCGTCACCAACCCCAATAATGCCGCCAACCCGGCGATGCAGGCCCAGGTCGTGCCGAACGCCGCGGCGCCTGATGTTGCCGGCAAGGCACCCGACGAAATCGCCCCCGAGGATGCGTTGCCGGTTGACGGCGCGACGGTCACCAGCGCAACGCCTGATCAAGCGCTGATCGTACCCACCGAGCCGGTGGTCGATGAAGACAACCGCAGCGCCCTCGACAAGATCCTCTCCAGCCCGATGCTCATGGGCCTGATTGGTGGCGGCGCGCTGTTGGTGTTGCTGCTGCTCCTGTTGCTGCTGGCTCGCCGACGCAATGCGCTGATCGAGGCCGAGCGCCATCGCCAGATGGCCCGAGCTTTGTCGGAAGAATCGGACTTCGCGTCCGATTTGGACATGTCTCCCAGCAGCTTTGAAGGCCTGGAGGCGCCGGCGCCCCACGCAAAGACGCCGCCGGCGCCGACCGTCGCCGAGCCGGTCCGCGAACATCCGGCTGACGCGCTCGTTCAGGCTGAAATCCATATCGCATACGGCCGTACCAATCAGGCGGTCGCCGTTCTGGAAGACGCCATCAAGCATGAGCCGCAGCGCAGTGACTTGCGCCTCAAGCTGATGGAAGTCTATGCCGAGCAGGACAACCAATCCGGGTTTGTCGCGCAGGAGCGGCAGCTGATCGCCACGGGAAAGAACCACGCTGAAGTCGAAGAGCTGAAATCCCGCTATCCGTCCATGGCCGCTGCGGCCGCGGCGGCAGCAGGGGTGGCAGCAGCAGCGGCTTTGGCAGCGGAAATGGACGCAAAGTACGTTGAAGAGCTGCTCCATGACGAACCTGAAATCGCCGTGCAGCCTGCTCCGGCTGCAGAAACGGTCACCGAAGTGCCACTGGACGAGGAGTTCGATAACGCCTTTGACCTCAGCCTCGATGATCTGGACAGCGAACCGGCTGCTTCTGCTGCTGCTGCGTCGAATCACGCTGCAGCACAGGACAGCGCTGCTCTAGACGATCTGGACCTGGATGCGCCGTTTGCCGGATCGGCATCCGATGACCTGGACTTCGACGCGATTCTGCGCGAGCAGCAGGCGACCTCCGTTGCCGCTCAGCCTGCTGAGCTGGACGATTTCGACCTCAATCTGGCGGAAGATCAGCCGGCGTTGAAAGCCGAAGACGACTACTTGCTGGGGATGGAGGACGATCTGCGTAATCTGCCGCCGTTCGAACAGCCTGCATCGCTGGGCGCGTCCAAGCCTGCGATGGAAGACGACATCGAATTGCCAGCCGATTTCGACCTCTCCCTGGCTGACGAGATGGAAACCGAGCAGGCGTCTGAAGCCTTTGCGTCCGAGATCGACGACGTCAACGCTGAGCTGGACCGTCTTTCCCAGAGTCTGGAGCAGCCGCCCATCGCCAAGCCGTTCGACACGGCGTTGGACAAACCGGCGGAAGCATCGCCTCGGTTCACCGAAGACGACGCGCTGCTGGTGGACGACGAGCCGGAATTTGACTTCCTGTCCGGTACGGATGAAGCGGCCACCAAGCTGGACTTGGCCCGCGCCTACATCGAGATGGGCGACGCCGACGGCGCTCGCGATATCCTCGATGAGGTGGTGGCTGAAGGTGATGACGGCCAGAAGACCGAAGCGCGGAACATGCTGTCGCGCCTCGTCTGA
- a CDS encoding CvpA family protein, giving the protein MSFTPVDWAIIAIVAISALISLKRGFVKEALSLLTWIIAGAVAWMFGGSLAQYLVNYIEAPSARVIAGCTILFVATLLVGAMVNFLIGELIRVTGLSGTDRFLGMVFGAARGALLVVVAVGLLSLGPVQQDQWWQQSRLLPQFVMVADWSKNLILGMSSKWLASGVSVPVDIPFKDHLLPPTTPPEVFGKSSSTK; this is encoded by the coding sequence GTGTCATTTACTCCGGTTGACTGGGCGATCATTGCAATTGTCGCCATCTCCGCTTTGATCAGTCTCAAGCGCGGCTTCGTCAAAGAAGCATTGTCCTTGCTGACGTGGATCATCGCAGGTGCCGTCGCCTGGATGTTCGGCGGATCGCTGGCCCAGTATCTGGTCAACTACATCGAAGCACCTTCGGCGCGCGTGATTGCGGGCTGCACCATTCTTTTCGTCGCCACCCTGCTGGTCGGCGCCATGGTCAACTTTCTGATTGGAGAACTGATACGCGTCACCGGGCTGTCCGGGACCGATCGCTTTCTGGGTATGGTCTTCGGCGCGGCGCGCGGAGCCTTGCTGGTTGTCGTCGCGGTCGGGCTGTTGAGCCTGGGCCCGGTGCAACAGGATCAATGGTGGCAGCAGTCGAGGCTGCTCCCGCAATTTGTCATGGTCGCTGACTGGTCGAAAAACCTGATTCTCGGGATGTCCAGCAAGTGGCTAGCCAGCGGAGTCAGCGTACCTGTTGACATCCCGTTCAAGGATCACCTCCTGCCGCCTACAACGCCGCCGGAAGTGTTCGGTAAATCCAGTTCCACTAAGTAG
- the accD gene encoding acetyl-CoA carboxylase, carboxyltransferase subunit beta, with translation MSNWLVDKLIPSIMRSEVKKSSVPEGLWHKCPSCEAVLYRPELEKTLDVCPKCNHHMRIGARARLNIFLDADGRQEIGVDLEPVDRLKFRDGKKYKDRLVAAQKQTGEKDALISMSGTLLGMPVVCSAFEFSFMGGSMGAVVGERFVQAANYALENRCPMICFAASGGARMQEALISLMQMAKTSAVLARLREEGLPFISVLTDPVYGGVSASLAMLGDIIVAEPKALIGFAGPRVIEQTVREKLPEGFQRSEFLLDHGAIDMIIHRQELRQRLGNVLAQMMGLPTPKFVAPTLEPIVVPPAPANI, from the coding sequence ATGAGCAACTGGTTGGTAGACAAACTGATCCCTTCGATCATGCGTTCCGAGGTCAAGAAGAGCTCGGTGCCCGAAGGTCTGTGGCACAAGTGCCCGTCCTGCGAAGCGGTGCTGTATCGCCCTGAGCTGGAAAAGACCCTGGACGTCTGCCCGAAGTGCAACCACCACATGCGCATCGGCGCCCGTGCCCGTCTGAATATCTTCCTGGACGCCGATGGCCGCCAGGAGATCGGCGTTGATCTGGAGCCGGTAGACCGTCTGAAATTCCGCGACGGCAAGAAGTACAAGGACCGCCTGGTCGCCGCTCAGAAGCAGACCGGTGAGAAGGACGCGCTGATTTCCATGAGCGGTACCCTGTTGGGCATGCCGGTGGTGTGCAGCGCATTCGAGTTCTCGTTCATGGGCGGCTCGATGGGTGCAGTAGTGGGTGAGCGGTTCGTGCAAGCCGCCAACTACGCACTGGAAAACCGCTGCCCGATGATCTGCTTCGCGGCATCCGGCGGTGCGCGCATGCAGGAAGCCCTGATCTCCCTGATGCAAATGGCCAAGACCTCGGCCGTTCTGGCGCGTCTGCGTGAAGAAGGCCTGCCGTTCATCTCCGTGCTGACCGACCCGGTCTACGGTGGCGTTTCCGCCAGTCTCGCGATGCTGGGCGATATCATTGTCGCCGAGCCTAAAGCACTGATCGGCTTCGCCGGCCCTCGCGTCATTGAACAGACCGTGCGCGAGAAGCTGCCGGAAGGCTTCCAGCGCAGCGAATTCCTGCTCGACCACGGCGCGATCGACATGATCATCCACCGTCAGGAACTGCGTCAGCGTCTGGGCAACGTGCTGGCACAGATGATGGGGCTGCCGACGCCTAAATTCGTGGCGCCGACACTTGAGCCGATCGTTGTGCCGCCTGCTCCGGCGAACATATGA